In the Flagellimonas sp. MMG031 genome, one interval contains:
- a CDS encoding Fic family protein — MSNQFARKISTFHDRVLPEEGILVGYGWLLQFIEDTRNRRLPLPELLAIVTEKQQRYNTPQWQVFAKRYIPEDNASGHLTFALKYEGIDLLILKEFFLAVGDAPVMSMVQNEPTGQYSRRIWFLYEWLFGKKLDIPDLKTGNYVEVVNPKHQYVGPVENSTRHRVKNNLPGTREFCPMIRKTKKLESYAATKFPEIMEKGLMGRNKDLIRRTAAFLLLKDSKASFAIEGEYPPNMRARNWGKAIGQAGKKPLTIEEIERLQDIVIGTKKLKHMGIRKGEGFIGEHDRESLLPMPDHISAKAKDLESLLRGLIDTNNLLKNSGYNPVLAAASIAFGFVFIHPLSDGNGRIHRYIIHHILVRMGYTQRDMIFPISAAILNRIGEYQDILEHFSSPRLNLIEWKPTLDHNVEILNDTIDLYRYFDATLQTEFLYECVEETIEKIIPEELDFLEKYDQMTHQINALVNLPDNKVDLLIKLLNQNKGKLSKTKKAKEFEELSQEEIENVEKMYASIF, encoded by the coding sequence ATGAGTAATCAATTTGCACGAAAAATAAGCACTTTTCACGATAGGGTCTTGCCAGAGGAAGGAATTTTGGTTGGGTATGGTTGGCTTCTACAATTTATCGAGGATACAAGAAATAGACGATTACCTTTACCAGAGCTACTTGCCATTGTAACAGAGAAACAACAGCGGTACAATACCCCACAATGGCAGGTATTTGCAAAACGGTATATCCCCGAGGATAATGCAAGTGGCCATCTCACTTTTGCACTGAAGTACGAAGGTATTGATTTGCTCATTTTAAAAGAGTTTTTTCTGGCAGTGGGTGATGCGCCGGTAATGAGCATGGTGCAGAACGAGCCCACTGGTCAATATTCCAGAAGGATTTGGTTCCTATATGAATGGCTCTTTGGTAAAAAACTGGATATCCCCGATTTAAAAACCGGTAATTATGTTGAAGTTGTAAACCCCAAGCATCAATATGTAGGACCGGTTGAAAATAGTACCAGGCATCGCGTAAAGAATAATCTACCGGGTACCAGAGAATTCTGTCCCATGATACGCAAGACCAAAAAATTAGAGTCTTACGCCGCAACAAAATTTCCTGAAATCATGGAAAAAGGATTAATGGGAAGAAATAAGGACTTGATACGTAGGACGGCCGCATTCCTTTTGCTGAAAGATTCAAAAGCATCCTTTGCCATCGAGGGGGAATATCCTCCGAACATGAGGGCCAGAAATTGGGGCAAGGCCATTGGCCAGGCAGGTAAAAAACCATTGACGATTGAAGAGATTGAGCGACTTCAGGATATTGTAATAGGCACCAAGAAATTGAAGCACATGGGAATTCGCAAAGGCGAAGGATTTATTGGTGAACATGACCGCGAAAGCTTACTTCCAATGCCTGATCATATCTCGGCCAAGGCAAAAGATTTGGAATCATTGCTACGTGGATTGATTGACACTAACAACCTCTTGAAAAACAGTGGCTATAACCCAGTTTTGGCGGCAGCCAGTATCGCTTTTGGTTTTGTGTTCATCCACCCTCTTTCAGACGGAAACGGCAGGATACATCGATATATCATACATCATATTTTGGTTCGCATGGGCTATACCCAGAGGGATATGATCTTTCCGATTTCGGCAGCTATACTGAATCGGATAGGAGAGTATCAAGATATTCTGGAGCACTTCTCATCGCCCAGACTTAATCTAATCGAATGGAAGCCGACCCTTGACCACAACGTTGAAATCTTGAACGACACCATTGACCTCTATCGCTATTTTGACGCCACATTGCAGACAGAGTTTCTTTATGAATGTGTCGAAGAGACCATTGAAAAGATAATACCCGAAGAGTTGGATTTTCTGGAAAAATATGACCAAATGACCCATCAAATCAATGCGTTGGTTAATTTGCCCGATAACAAAGTAGATCTATTAATCAAGCTTCTCAATCAAAACAAGGGAAAGCTGTCAAAAACTAAAAAGGCAAAAGAATTCGAGGAATTATCCCAAGAGGAAATTGAAAATGTCGAAAAAATGTATGCTTCAATCTTTTAA
- a CDS encoding TraQ conjugal transfer family protein encodes MKKLKTTTKVTIGVLTLISILVIACSKDFEDVILEDFDFSFSVEHPEESFVFERTRTSFSLVPEKEISTVDYFLKYSAANAKGYFLNMEGDTIRENDTLRITDKNWAYNYVAIDTGMHKINFLAWDSNMREKRLELFHRAKYASFSFLLNKGLNEFIINSKNPVNLTLIRDKETESPSAIGNFEITYQIENGSGKLYLGDKVFDAGNPFFLPKGISELSYLPENLGEHKLIVTAKAPDGATLTQELLLTVLNLGFTLNTTASSSQVELDTNLAIAIDLATQDENSNVTYEITHSFSSSSEGGGTVRDQNGGVMEPGQFRAIDPDTYNFSFTSTNLGKRKIYFDVRDSNGQQKRDSVEIEVANIPFTFSGNSESNSVFINERTQFNFNIKSNGNTNNIEYSISYEILEGNGIVRNVNGTELINSTDYPVAFGNFSLFYIPETADTHRVSFVVTDNFGQSSEPVIIDLEIKQNEFEATFTPSKTSEFTNIPVSAIVNIDEEPEGTNDTYEAFFTSGKSGGVSINGNSYGPGEKFNLTADINNIFYTGFEPGEHNLVFSVESGSGVTHATEPITIAYQQVDFSFTGGIQKSDISVGEVTSVNFNISESVGSSDYTMRFAMNGNALLKDTNGNAVSPGNSYDVPKGNFNWSLEGISEGTVTITFYAKNETGLEKPVPITVNVSPKDYVLTVNATGPGAFIGEAIPINFNITEIGLGGDTYTMYYSTGNANSTFEFDGNSYGPGEAFPVPVGSFSGNYTGLSEGLHNIVFNTISSSNVTKNESVDIDYERYVEPFDLTISQAPGERLEGEAFNITVITNAIGTHDNTVSYTMTFSFEGNRAGYFLLSGSRYDEGETVPLNYGSTNLTFYPDSQDTFTIDFEVENSTGETQTGSTFVDTLRRPVAFVKGEKYNVSCGGLNGCDYQVRIYTCYDIGCSEAYGGATLDRVEIRIYNRRDNRWDTRVFNYNEAVGNGVDRYFLLEEEARESRLRYLDQDFEVRVRDTNGQWSEVAFGKVIRV; translated from the coding sequence ATGAAAAAGTTAAAAACTACTACAAAAGTGACAATAGGGGTTTTGACCCTCATTTCTATCCTAGTTATTGCCTGTAGCAAGGATTTTGAGGATGTCATTTTGGAAGATTTCGATTTCAGCTTCTCGGTGGAACATCCCGAGGAAAGCTTTGTATTCGAACGTACGAGAACCTCATTTTCCCTGGTTCCGGAAAAGGAAATCTCTACAGTAGATTATTTTCTAAAATACTCGGCAGCCAATGCAAAAGGCTATTTTTTAAACATGGAGGGGGATACGATACGTGAGAACGACACATTGCGCATAACCGATAAAAATTGGGCCTATAATTACGTGGCTATTGATACCGGTATGCATAAGATCAATTTTTTAGCATGGGATTCCAACATGCGAGAGAAGAGATTGGAGCTGTTTCATCGTGCCAAATATGCCAGTTTCAGTTTCTTGCTCAACAAGGGACTTAATGAATTTATCATCAATTCAAAAAACCCGGTCAATCTTACACTTATTCGTGATAAGGAAACTGAAAGTCCAAGTGCAATAGGGAATTTTGAAATAACGTATCAAATCGAGAACGGCTCGGGCAAATTATATTTGGGCGATAAGGTCTTTGATGCGGGGAATCCATTTTTCCTGCCAAAAGGCATTTCCGAACTATCCTACCTACCCGAGAATTTGGGTGAACATAAACTGATCGTTACTGCCAAAGCCCCTGATGGCGCTACCTTGACCCAAGAACTATTATTGACTGTATTAAATCTTGGTTTTACACTCAATACAACGGCTTCCTCTTCACAGGTGGAGCTCGATACGAATCTGGCCATTGCCATAGACCTTGCAACACAGGATGAAAATTCGAATGTGACCTATGAGATAACCCATTCCTTTTCCAGTTCAAGTGAGGGTGGTGGAACCGTAAGGGACCAGAACGGCGGGGTTATGGAACCGGGGCAATTTAGGGCCATTGACCCTGACACTTATAATTTTTCATTTACGAGTACGAATCTGGGAAAGCGTAAAATATATTTTGACGTACGGGACAGTAATGGTCAGCAAAAACGGGACAGCGTCGAAATCGAGGTCGCCAATATTCCGTTCACATTCTCCGGCAACTCGGAAAGTAATTCGGTGTTCATCAATGAAAGGACCCAATTCAACTTCAATATAAAATCCAATGGAAACACGAACAATATAGAATACAGCATCTCCTATGAAATTCTGGAGGGAAATGGTATTGTACGCAACGTGAACGGTACAGAACTCATAAATTCAACGGATTATCCAGTCGCTTTCGGTAATTTTTCACTGTTCTATATCCCAGAGACGGCTGATACCCATAGAGTTTCCTTTGTGGTAACGGATAATTTTGGACAATCCTCTGAACCGGTTATCATCGATCTGGAAATCAAGCAAAATGAATTCGAGGCGACTTTCACCCCATCAAAAACATCTGAATTTACCAATATTCCCGTTTCTGCTATTGTGAATATCGATGAAGAACCTGAAGGCACCAATGACACCTATGAGGCATTTTTTACCTCTGGAAAAAGTGGTGGGGTAAGTATTAACGGAAATTCTTATGGACCTGGGGAGAAATTTAACTTGACCGCAGACATAAACAACATATTTTATACCGGTTTTGAGCCTGGTGAGCATAATTTGGTCTTTAGTGTCGAGTCGGGATCAGGCGTAACCCATGCGACGGAACCTATAACCATAGCATATCAACAAGTTGATTTTTCTTTCACTGGCGGCATCCAAAAATCGGATATTTCTGTTGGGGAGGTGACCTCGGTAAACTTCAATATTTCAGAAAGCGTAGGGTCTTCGGACTATACCATGCGGTTTGCAATGAACGGCAATGCATTGTTGAAGGATACCAATGGAAACGCCGTAAGCCCAGGCAATAGTTACGATGTTCCCAAGGGGAATTTCAATTGGAGTTTGGAGGGCATCAGCGAGGGAACGGTTACTATAACTTTTTATGCCAAAAATGAGACAGGGCTGGAAAAACCTGTTCCCATTACGGTCAATGTCAGCCCGAAAGACTATGTTCTCACTGTAAATGCTACGGGGCCTGGCGCATTTATTGGAGAGGCCATACCCATTAACTTTAATATTACTGAAATCGGCCTGGGGGGAGATACGTATACCATGTACTATTCTACCGGCAATGCTAATAGTACTTTTGAATTTGACGGAAACTCTTATGGCCCAGGAGAGGCATTCCCAGTGCCCGTTGGTTCATTTTCGGGTAACTACACCGGCCTTTCGGAGGGTTTGCACAACATAGTATTCAACACCATATCTTCTTCCAATGTCACCAAAAACGAAAGTGTGGATATTGATTATGAGCGATATGTTGAGCCATTCGATTTAACCATAAGTCAGGCTCCTGGTGAACGCCTTGAGGGAGAGGCATTCAATATAACTGTCATCACCAATGCCATAGGCACCCATGATAATACGGTTTCCTATACGATGACCTTTTCCTTTGAGGGTAATCGAGCGGGTTATTTTCTTCTTTCAGGATCAAGATATGATGAGGGCGAAACCGTTCCATTGAACTATGGGAGCACCAATCTCACATTCTATCCCGACAGTCAGGATACGTTCACCATTGATTTTGAGGTGGAGAACTCAACGGGGGAAACGCAAACCGGAAGCACATTTGTGGATACCTTGAGAAGGCCTGTAGCTTTTGTAAAAGGAGAAAAGTACAATGTCAGTTGTGGCGGTTTGAATGGATGCGATTATCAGGTAAGGATATACACTTGTTATGATATCGGATGTTCCGAGGCCTATGGGGGTGCCACCTTGGACCGAGTAGAGATCAGGATTTACAACAGAAGGGATAATCGATGGGATACCCGGGTATTCAACTATAATGAGGCTGTGGGGAATGGTGTGGACCGATACTTTTTGTTAGAGGAGGAGGCCAGAGAAAGCAGACTACGTTATTTAGACCAAGACTTTGAGGTCAGGGTCAGGGATACCAATGGACAGTGGAGTGAAGTGGCTTTTGGTAAAGTAATAAGGGTATAA
- a CDS encoding conjugal transfer protein TraO: MKNLLFITAIIACSSIHSQEGNYASSIGVSSGYAEDGFGIMATYNYHLNRNRYAQLSVFAAIAEDRGTFTIPYNIFTVQPGYFFKILEQRNFKRYALNIGGGAIIGYEVINNGNSLLETGAVIDAKSQFIYGAYVGLEGELTLSNDFSLLVKANEYYHVNSDVGNFYPYAGIGLRYFLF; encoded by the coding sequence ATGAAAAATTTATTATTCATAACCGCAATAATAGCTTGCAGTTCAATTCATTCCCAGGAAGGCAATTATGCTTCATCAATCGGGGTCAGCAGCGGATATGCCGAAGACGGTTTTGGCATTATGGCAACCTATAATTACCACTTGAATCGAAATCGGTATGCCCAGTTGAGCGTATTCGCCGCCATAGCGGAAGACCGAGGTACGTTCACGATTCCCTACAACATATTCACGGTACAACCTGGCTATTTCTTTAAAATTCTGGAACAAAGAAACTTTAAACGTTATGCGCTCAATATCGGGGGTGGTGCCATTATCGGTTACGAGGTCATCAACAATGGCAATAGCCTCTTGGAAACGGGTGCGGTCATCGATGCCAAGAGCCAGTTTATCTACGGAGCCTATGTAGGGCTTGAGGGCGAGCTTACCCTGAGCAATGATTTTTCCCTCTTGGTCAAGGCCAACGAGTATTATCATGTAAATAGCGATGTGGGCAATTTCTATCCCTATGCAGGTATCGGCCTTCGTTATTTTCTGTTTTAA
- a CDS encoding DUF4138 domain-containing protein, whose protein sequence is MAKKILLISTFIFASACAAQRYSDTLEVARNYKTILIFPENISESIIGNDFGFIADLPKAEGSKFHGRILKLYYDELATEEKNFTNHTVITESGQVYDFILELTERPKQFTWYIKPEMAITNIDGTTRNVQNNNNASEGTTSENKENEAVAISTAKPAKTSDNSIDRATKELYEKDPMEYYRLRCYYMQFDRARISRYFARLDNVFLWLKGVYYNEDELYFQFRIENKEGLDLDINFIKHQIATNYRNSSSNQRMELKPLFTYKQPKTVAGKSENHFVVVFKKFALDEKKEVVVELDEESGNRNLSLKIGHEIINNPIHF, encoded by the coding sequence ATGGCTAAGAAAATACTACTCATATCAACATTTATTTTCGCTTCGGCATGTGCCGCACAGCGTTATAGCGACACTTTGGAAGTGGCTAGAAACTACAAGACCATTTTGATATTTCCTGAAAATATTTCTGAAAGTATTATCGGGAACGATTTTGGGTTTATAGCAGACCTGCCAAAAGCTGAGGGAAGTAAATTTCATGGAAGGATCTTAAAGCTATATTACGATGAACTTGCCACGGAGGAAAAAAACTTTACGAACCATACCGTAATTACAGAATCGGGCCAAGTCTATGATTTCATTCTTGAACTGACCGAGCGACCAAAACAGTTCACTTGGTACATCAAGCCCGAAATGGCCATTACCAATATTGATGGAACAACAAGAAATGTGCAAAATAACAATAACGCTTCTGAGGGTACTACATCAGAAAACAAAGAGAATGAGGCGGTAGCCATATCAACGGCTAAACCTGCAAAAACTTCCGACAATTCCATAGACAGGGCAACCAAAGAGCTTTACGAAAAAGATCCAATGGAATACTATCGTCTTCGGTGCTATTATATGCAGTTTGACAGGGCCAGAATCAGTCGCTATTTTGCACGGTTGGATAATGTTTTTCTTTGGCTCAAGGGGGTCTATTACAACGAGGACGAACTCTATTTTCAGTTTCGGATCGAGAATAAGGAAGGGCTTGATCTGGACATCAATTTCATCAAGCACCAAATCGCCACAAATTACAGGAACAGTAGCAGCAACCAGCGAATGGAACTAAAGCCCCTTTTTACCTACAAACAGCCCAAAACGGTGGCCGGAAAGAGCGAGAACCATTTCGTGGTGGTCTTTAAAAAATTCGCATTGGACGAAAAAAAAGAGGTGGTCGTGGAATTGGACGAAGAATCGGGCAACCGAAACCTGTCCCTGAAAATCGGGCATGAAATAATCAACAACCCAATACACTTTTGA
- the traM gene encoding conjugative transposon protein TraM: MNSMIEKFNHWIRQHKLFAISAPIIVLLTVFFITTSISSVRNHGKNDLDKDGYNNFLPDQKKELKVEEPNDIYKNAQQDSLDAQKNNGLFKSILHSKKENDSLERLLEELNNFSLDETASQDIDDENTLDQNTTTPEYVTKKSVAKEKLEYRKLLMEARDERLSRSQDYSAPYMESPSTVTVESIKFDASIYRDQFILPGNRVVLILREDVHYNNKRFPKNTFVYAKSNLQGSRVLLEVTNIDNVKIPLTAIDQEDGMVGLHNERAGELLNEFNAEIRQQGVNELSEAAGEVSETPLGRNLVRSFGNFFQKKKYKQQDKILLVNGDRVFLVPKT; encoded by the coding sequence ATGAACAGTATGATTGAAAAGTTTAACCATTGGATACGGCAGCATAAGCTGTTCGCTATTTCTGCACCCATAATCGTGTTGCTTACGGTATTTTTTATCACGACCAGTATAAGTTCTGTGCGGAACCATGGGAAAAACGATTTGGATAAGGATGGTTACAACAATTTCCTGCCGGACCAAAAGAAGGAACTTAAGGTCGAGGAACCAAACGATATCTATAAAAATGCTCAACAAGATTCTTTGGACGCCCAGAAGAATAATGGACTTTTCAAAAGCATTCTCCACTCAAAAAAAGAAAACGATTCACTGGAACGCCTCTTGGAAGAACTGAACAATTTTTCATTGGACGAAACGGCTTCGCAAGATATCGATGATGAAAACACCCTCGACCAAAACACTACAACCCCCGAATATGTTACAAAAAAGAGCGTAGCCAAAGAAAAACTGGAATACAGGAAGTTACTGATGGAAGCTCGTGACGAACGTCTCTCGCGAAGTCAGGACTATTCCGCACCTTATATGGAATCACCATCTACAGTTACCGTGGAATCAATAAAATTTGATGCGTCAATATATCGCGATCAGTTCATACTGCCCGGTAATCGTGTAGTGCTTATTTTAAGGGAAGATGTGCACTATAATAACAAGCGATTCCCCAAGAACACCTTTGTGTATGCCAAATCGAACTTGCAAGGATCTCGGGTTCTGTTGGAAGTAACCAATATCGACAACGTAAAGATACCGCTAACGGCTATCGACCAAGAAGATGGAATGGTCGGATTACACAACGAAAGGGCAGGTGAACTGCTGAATGAATTTAACGCAGAGATCCGACAACAAGGAGTCAATGAACTTTCCGAAGCGGCAGGAGAAGTTTCTGAAACACCACTCGGTCGAAACCTTGTCCGCTCCTTCGGCAACTTTTTCCAGAAGAAAAAATACAAACAACAGGATAAAATCTTATTGGTCAATGGAGACCGTGTTTTTTTGGTGCCCAAAACCTAA
- a CDS encoding TraG family conjugative transposon ATPase, with translation MEKQVALWDAFPIYGYERRALISKEKGCLTVPLKLELPEVYTLDALEYGMLQELFSNIINVLGPNRLLHRQDFFLQENYTPNSQRLRGDMLERANEKHFEDRPYLVGSHYLYISVVPKNYITYGSKRANSFLGKRREFYLSHTVPEEFIDSGILKEFENQVENVDNLINSSGLIKSELLDYDDLFSPDGLYPKYFGICEENANLTDVDFANNSINIGSKKGQFFTLENLDQFTKEHVGTHELYGKFTTRHNRFPIGNLFSLGFKVPHEHIINQYIHIPDQEKALSSLRKKAKSFQRFSTGKKDDSNAIYADQIFDYTKDILENHKETVFYHLNVFGFEDDRSRQGQMENSISSAFKKLKINAKRNSIDRKNLFFAGVPGNAIGIPFELYLPMPSDMASSLLYFEGGYKDSSKAVDGLRTVDRISGRPLTASLYRIPEEKGWIFNRGMLVASGSGGGKSYYVNHYIASELRQGGEAVIIEDGNSYDKLTEVFGGIILQHDDDRPFTFNPFLLDNHDVVENRTRSKTLAESKLLHLVTLLKLITGNSKDVTGLEVANTVIELLVTGYYELMWQSGNTNFRFDTFYEYCRNHIIAFIGTKEIPKEKFDANVFLFLLEKYYTGGPRGELLNKQDDRITRLSDEKVVYFKLGKLIDNELLFPITALMIMEIFNKKMHDLAKLSINKILAVDEAWKALVRPELVHYFNSQSRMARKLGGQPIFISQKVSDFISSEIIKNAIVVNSHIKVFLDMRDFAQSFDKIQTVMGLNEKQKQLILSINKDLPKDRKFREAAFCWMDKVKVYGLETSLEEKCIYETNPTESGKILELYKKNHKNWELTAKAYAFENAP, from the coding sequence ATGGAAAAACAAGTAGCACTTTGGGACGCGTTCCCTATTTACGGTTATGAGAGAAGGGCATTGATATCCAAAGAGAAGGGTTGTTTGACCGTTCCCCTAAAACTTGAATTACCCGAAGTATATACATTGGATGCTCTGGAATATGGAATGCTTCAAGAGCTGTTTTCCAACATCATCAATGTCTTGGGCCCGAATAGGCTCCTACACCGGCAGGATTTCTTTCTTCAGGAAAATTATACTCCGAATTCCCAAAGGCTACGAGGCGATATGTTGGAACGCGCCAACGAAAAACATTTTGAGGACCGCCCTTATTTGGTCGGCAGCCATTATCTATATATCAGCGTTGTTCCCAAAAATTACATTACCTATGGTTCCAAACGGGCGAACTCGTTCTTGGGCAAAAGGCGGGAATTCTATTTGTCGCATACCGTTCCCGAAGAATTCATCGATAGCGGAATATTGAAGGAGTTCGAAAATCAAGTGGAGAATGTCGACAATTTGATTAATTCGAGCGGTCTGATAAAGTCCGAACTATTGGATTATGACGATTTGTTTTCCCCGGATGGGCTATACCCCAAATATTTTGGCATTTGTGAAGAAAACGCCAATCTAACCGATGTGGATTTCGCCAACAACTCCATAAATATTGGCAGTAAGAAGGGGCAATTTTTCACGCTGGAAAATTTGGATCAGTTCACCAAAGAGCATGTAGGCACCCATGAGCTATATGGAAAGTTCACTACCCGTCATAATCGTTTCCCTATCGGCAATCTGTTTTCTTTGGGTTTCAAGGTGCCCCATGAACATATCATCAATCAATATATCCACATACCGGATCAGGAAAAAGCACTTTCCAGCCTACGGAAAAAAGCGAAAAGCTTCCAGCGCTTCAGTACCGGAAAGAAAGATGACAGTAACGCGATATACGCGGATCAAATATTCGACTATACCAAAGATATCCTTGAAAACCACAAGGAAACGGTCTTTTACCATCTCAATGTATTCGGGTTCGAGGACGACCGGAGCAGGCAAGGGCAAATGGAAAACTCCATTTCTTCCGCCTTTAAAAAATTGAAGATCAATGCAAAGAGGAACAGTATAGATAGGAAGAATCTGTTTTTTGCCGGTGTCCCTGGTAATGCTATTGGCATCCCGTTCGAGCTATACCTACCCATGCCGAGCGATATGGCCTCCTCCCTACTCTATTTTGAAGGCGGCTATAAAGATTCGTCGAAAGCCGTTGATGGGCTGCGTACGGTGGATAGAATCTCCGGCCGGCCGCTTACTGCCAGCTTGTATCGAATACCTGAAGAAAAAGGTTGGATATTCAATCGGGGGATGTTGGTCGCCTCCGGGTCGGGCGGCGGCAAATCCTATTATGTCAACCATTACATCGCTTCCGAACTGAGGCAAGGCGGGGAGGCCGTTATCATCGAGGACGGCAATTCCTACGATAAACTTACCGAGGTATTTGGTGGCATAATCCTGCAGCATGATGATGACCGGCCATTTACCTTCAATCCTTTTCTTCTGGACAATCACGATGTTGTCGAGAACCGCACTCGGAGCAAGACTTTGGCCGAAAGCAAACTGCTGCACCTTGTAACGCTTCTCAAATTGATTACGGGTAACAGTAAGGATGTCACAGGTTTGGAAGTCGCAAATACCGTTATCGAACTTTTGGTTACGGGTTATTACGAGTTAATGTGGCAAAGCGGTAATACAAATTTCAGGTTTGACACTTTCTATGAGTATTGCAGGAATCATATAATAGCATTTATTGGAACCAAAGAAATTCCGAAGGAAAAATTCGATGCCAATGTGTTCCTCTTCCTGCTGGAAAAGTATTACACAGGCGGGCCGAGAGGCGAACTCTTGAACAAACAGGACGATAGGATTACCAGACTAAGCGATGAAAAAGTGGTGTACTTCAAATTGGGCAAACTGATCGATAACGAGCTGCTGTTTCCCATCACTGCGCTGATGATAATGGAGATCTTTAACAAGAAGATGCATGACCTCGCCAAACTGTCCATAAATAAAATATTGGCCGTAGACGAGGCATGGAAGGCCTTGGTAAGGCCCGAACTGGTACACTATTTCAACAGCCAATCAAGAATGGCGCGAAAACTGGGAGGCCAGCCTATTTTTATTTCCCAAAAAGTAAGTGACTTTATCTCCTCCGAAATCATCAAAAATGCCATTGTGGTCAACTCGCACATCAAGGTCTTCCTGGACATGCGGGACTTTGCCCAATCCTTCGATAAGATACAGACCGTTATGGGTTTAAACGAGAAACAAAAACAGCTTATTCTTTCCATCAATAAGGATTTACCGAAGGACAGAAAGTTCCGTGAGGCCGCGTTCTGTTGGATGGACAAGGTAAAGGTCTACGGCTTGGAAACCTCTTTGGAAGAGAAATGCATTTACGAAACCAATCCGACCGAGAGCGGTAAAATTTTGGAACTGTATAAAAAGAATCATAAAAATTGGGAGTTGACCGCAAAGGCCTACGCCTTTGAAAATGCTCCATAA
- a CDS encoding DUF4133 domain-containing protein, giving the protein MENNFIPIRKGLQKDVLYRGLKAKYIMYCLYLGLAAIILGLVLSTFIPMVLAMLAIVIAIAIIFLVLLFYSRTYGANGFVKKMADAAKPDSIKISNTYENLLLWKNK; this is encoded by the coding sequence ATGGAGAATAATTTTATCCCGATCAGGAAAGGGCTGCAAAAGGATGTCCTATATCGAGGCCTCAAGGCAAAGTACATTATGTACTGCCTTTATCTTGGCCTGGCAGCGATTATACTGGGACTGGTCCTATCCACTTTTATTCCGATGGTATTGGCCATGTTAGCGATCGTCATCGCAATCGCCATCATATTCCTCGTCCTTCTGTTCTACTCACGAACCTACGGCGCCAATGGGTTTGTCAAAAAAATGGCAGATGCCGCCAAACCCGATTCCATAAAAATATCCAATACATACGAAAACCTATTGCTATGGAAAAACAAGTAG
- a CDS encoding ParA family protein: protein MDTKIISVVGEKGGIGKTTLNIILASNLFYAKQQKIVLLDADNPQYSIYKKRNREMEMLDAEERAGLELYPIEPVTVQNLQDAILKYYGQVDYIILDLPGSLNVEMVKGLMYVEHVFVPFDHDELEIDSTSHFYFTLKNNFLDNEERVLKSIHLFFNKYKLVKRNKFAVLRQQFKEAGIPMMTSVVKDKTIYKERYRNTLYPIPEHKERGEKDIKHFFEEVSQLTK, encoded by the coding sequence ATGGATACAAAGATTATTAGTGTGGTAGGCGAAAAAGGTGGTATCGGAAAAACGACATTGAACATTATTCTAGCTTCAAATCTTTTCTATGCAAAGCAGCAAAAAATTGTGCTTTTGGATGCCGATAATCCTCAATACTCCATCTACAAAAAACGGAATCGGGAAATGGAAATGTTGGATGCCGAAGAAAGGGCAGGTTTGGAACTTTATCCTATTGAACCAGTAACCGTTCAGAATCTACAGGATGCCATCCTGAAGTACTATGGCCAAGTGGATTATATAATTCTCGACCTTCCTGGCAGTTTGAATGTAGAGATGGTCAAAGGGCTAATGTATGTGGAACATGTTTTTGTGCCCTTTGACCATGACGAACTGGAAATAGACAGCACTTCACACTTTTATTTCACGTTGAAAAATAATTTCCTTGATAATGAAGAGCGTGTATTAAAGAGCATCCATCTTTTTTTCAACAAGTACAAGCTGGTTAAAAGAAACAAGTTTGCGGTGCTGCGCCAGCAATTTAAAGAGGCGGGTATTCCCATGATGACCAGTGTAGTCAAGGACAAGACCATCTACAAGGAAAGATATCGGAATACACTGTACCCCATACCTGAGCATAAAGAAAGGGGCGAAAAAGATATCAAACATTTCTTTGAGGAAGTAAGCCAACTAACAAAATAG